From Synchiropus splendidus isolate RoL2022-P1 chromosome 10, RoL_Sspl_1.0, whole genome shotgun sequence, the proteins below share one genomic window:
- the pfkla gene encoding ATP-dependent 6-phosphofructokinase, liver type, with product MSCMDLEKLKMTGAGRAMAVLTSGGDAQGMNAAVRAVTRMGIYVGAKVYLIYEGYQGLVDGGDHIKPAHWHSVTNIIQLGGTVIGSARCKAFTTREGRLAAAFNLVKRGITNLCVCGGDGSLTGANIFRSEWGDLLAELVQKGRITDTLAQQHTHLNIVGLVGSIDNDFCGTDMTIGADSALHRIMEIVDAIMTTAQSHQRTFVLEVMGRHCGYLALVSALASGADWLFIPEAPPQEGWEDRMCDRLEASRINGSRLNIIIVAEGAIDRNGKSISTNYIKELVVKRLGYDTRVTVLGHVQRGGTPSAFDRILSCKLGVEAVVALMEASPDTPACVIGLSGNQAVRLPLMECVEMTKLVQTAMNEKRFDEAIKLRGGSFENNWKIYRQLAFQKPSQSESNLSIAILNVGAPAAGMNSAVRSAVRVALADGHKVYAVHNGFQGLANEDMFVMEWHDVAGWTGQGGSRLGTKRTLPSKCMEKIVNTIGKLKISALLVIGGFEGYFGVLQLFEARSQYEELCIPMCVIPATISNNVPGTDFSLGADTAVNAAMEGCDKIKQSATGTKRRVFVVETMGGFCGYLATCTGISVGADAAYIFEDPFNIHDLKTNVEHLTEKMKKDIQRGLVLRNEKCHEHYTTDFIHKLYSSEGKGVFDCRVNVLGHLQQGGAPSPFDRNFGTKLGVKAIQWLSEKMTESYRQDRVFTNSAASACVMGLNRKVVSFTPVTELKEVTDFEHRMPKVQWWINLRPLLKMLARYQTSFCEYVPGEIEHVTRRSLSVDAGF from the exons GTATGAACGCAGCAGTGCGCGCTGTCACCAGGATGGGCATCTATGTGGGAGCCAAGGTGTATCTTATTTACGAG GGGTACCAGGGCTTGGTGGACGGCGGTGATCACATCAAACCTGCTCACTGGCACAGCGTCACCAACATTATCCAGCTG GGTGGGACCGTGATCGGCAGCGCTCGCTGCAAAGCCTTCACCACTCGAGAGGGTCGTCTTGCGGCTGCTTTCAACCTTGTGAAAAGGGGAATCaccaacctgtgtgtgtgtggaggggacGGCAGCCTGACGGGGGCCAACATCTTCCGCAGCGAGTGGGGCGACCTGCTGGCTGAGCTCGTCCAGAAAG GCAGAATCACTGACACTCTGGCTCAGCAGCACACTCACCTCAACATTGTCGGCCTTGTTGGATCCATCGACAACGACTTCTGTGGCACCGACATGACCATCGGTGCCGACTCCGCGCTGCACCGCATCATGGAGATCGTCGATGCCATCATGACCACTGCTCAGAG CCACCAGCGAACCTTTGTTCTGGAAGTCATGGGTCGCCACTGCGG GTACCTGGCTCTGGTGTCGGCTCTGGCTTCAGGAGCCGACTGGCTCTTCATTCCAGAAGCTCCTCCTCAGGAAGGCTGGGAGGACCGAATGTGCGACCGTCTGGAGGCG AGTCGCATTAATGGCTCCAGACTCAACATCATCATAGTAGCTGAAGGAGCGATCGACCGAAATGGAAAATCAATCTCCACTAACTACATTAAAGAA TTGGTGGTGAAAAGACTGGGGTATGACACCAGAGTGACTGTGTTGGGTCACGTGCAACGAGGAGGAACACCGTCCGCCTTCGACCGAATACTG AGCTGTAAGTTAGGCGTGGAGGCGGTGGTGGCCCTGATGGAGGCCTCTCCAGACACGCCAGCCTGCGTCATCGGCCTCTCAGGCAACCAAGCAGTTCGCCTGCCTCTCATGGAGTGCGTGGAGATg ACCAAGTTGGTGCAGACGGCCATGAATGAGAAGAGGTTTGACGAAGCCATTAAGCTTCGTGGAGG GAGTTTTGAGAACAACTGGAAAATCTACCGTCAGTTGGCCTTCCAGAAACCGTCCCAGTCTGAG AGCAACCTTTCAATAGCGATCCTGAACGTGGGCGCTCCGGCGGCAGGGATGAACTCGGCGGTGAGGTCTGCTGTCCGCGTGGCGCTGGCTGATGGGCACAAGGTCTACGCTGTGCACAACGGCTTCCAGGGACTGGCCAACGAAGAC ATGTTTGTGATGGAGTGGCACGATGTGGCGGGATGGACGGGCCAGGGCGGCTCACGGCTGGGAACCAAGCG GACCCTCCCGAGCAAGTGCATGGAGAAGATCGTAAACACTATCGGCAAGTTGAAGATTTCCGCTCTGCTCGTCATCGGAGGATTCGAG GGTTACTTTGGAGTGCTGCAGCTGTTCGAGGCGCGGAGCCAGTACGAGGAGCTCTGCATCCCGATGTGTGTGATCCCAGCTACGATCAGCAACAACGTGCCGGGCACTGACTTCAGCCTGGGAGCAGACACGGCCGTCAATGCCGCCATGGAG GGCTGTGACAAGATCAAGCAGTCGGCCACAGGGACGAAGAGACGGGTGTTTGTTGTGGAGACTATGGGGGGCTTCTGTGGCTACCTGGCGACATGCACCGGCATCTCTGTGGGTGCAGACGCCGCCTACATCTTCGAAGACCCCTTCAACATCCACGACCTGAAG ACTAACGTGGAGCATTTGActgagaagatgaagaaggacaTCCAGAGAGGACTGGTTCTGAG GAATGAAAAATGCCACGAGCACTACACAACCGATTTCATACACAAGCTGTACTCCTCAGAGGGGAAGGGGGTTTTTGACTGTCGGGTCAACGTGTTGGGACACCTGCAGCAG GGTGGAGCTCCGTCTCCCTTCGATCGAAACTTTGGTACCAAGCTGGGGGTGAAAGCCATCCAGTGGCTGTCGGAGAAGATGACTGAAAGCTACCGACAAG ATCGAGTGTTCACCAACTCCGCAGCATCGGCCTGCGTCATGGGCCTCAACAGGAAGGTCGTCTCCTTCACCCCTGTCACTGAGCTGAAGGAGGTGACTGATTTTGA acaCCGGATGCCAAAAGTTCAGTGGTGGATCAACCTGCGGCCTCTGCTCAAGATGTTGGCCCGGTATCAGACCAGCTTCTGCGAATACGTCCCTGGAGAGATCGAgcatgtgacgcgccgctcgCTGAGTGTCGACGCTGGGTTCTAA
- the xrcc5 gene encoding X-ray repair cross-complementing protein 5 isoform X2, which translates to MDVGFSMSNSAPGEESPFESAKKVIQKFVQRQVFSETKDEMALVLFGTDSTKNPLAADGQYQNITVHRQLTIPDFELLEEIALQIQPENQQADWLDALVVCLDQLQKHTEGKKYERRNISILTDLNNETDSEQLDIIIENLKQMGVSLQFFLPFPVDKEAGGGGDANSGASDNPGGSGKGLTREQKSGLDMVKHVMLSLDEDGLDEVYTFQDAVEQLCMFKRIERRPTAWTCQLTIGSTLAIRIVAYKAVMEEKLKKSWMTVDAQSNSKEDVKRETVYCLDDDNETEVPKEDIIQGFCYGSDIVPFSKVDQDQMKYKHDGKCFAVLGFTKQELVQHHLFIGNQAMKVFAAEDDEHAAVALSALIRALHELDRVAIVRYAYSRAANPQIGAAFPCVKQGYECLIYVQLPFMEDLQLFTFPSFESKKFKPSEDQFSAVDTLIDSMMLMEEDEDGGQVDIFKVHNIPNPDFQRLFQCLHHRAVNPGTALPPMEPWLRAALDRPDVIHQRCQAPLEEVKRNFPLTEVEKKKKLKTSDQVFGKDSEQTDVTKGNGKEEDEEFNLADISEGSVTSVGSVIPDRDFRSLISQKTLPFSEICQQLTHRIEQFLGNKNTEYYMKSITCIQAFREQSVKLGNAELYNSYLQSLKRSIPSRGLEVFWGLLVQDGITLISEKEVASSSVSKQEADQFLLDEEKKEEAAVTTEGDTGDVDDLLDMM; encoded by the exons ATGGATGTGGGGTTTTCCATGTCGAACTCAGCCCCGGGTGAAGAGTCTCCTTTCGAATCAGCCAAGAAAGTCATCCAGAAGTTCGTCCAGCGACAG GTGTTTTCAGAGACCAAGGATGAGATGGCTTTGGTCTTATTTGGAACAGATTCAACTAAGAACCCTTTGGCTGCGGACGGTCAATACCAGAACATCACTGTGCACAGACAACTAACAATTCCAGATTTTGAACTTCTTGAGGAAATCGCTTTACAGATCCAGCCTGAAAATCAACAGGCTGATT GGCTGGATGCTCTTGTGGTCTGTCTGGATCAGCTTCAAAAGCACACAGA GGGGAAGAAGTACGAGCGTCGCAACATCTCCATTCTCACTGACCTCAACAATGAGACTGATTCGGAGCAGCTTGACATCATCATCGAAAACCTTAAACAGATGGGCGTCAGCCTGCAGTTCTT TCTGCCATTCCCTGTGGATAAGGAagcaggtggtggtggtgatgctAACAGCGGTGCATCAGATAACCCTGGTGGTTCTGGTAAAGGCCTCACCCGGGAGCAGAAGTCTGGCTTGGACATGGTCAAACACGTCATGCTGAGTTTGGATGAGGATGGCCTTGATGAAGTTTACACATTTCA AGATGCAGTGGAGCAGCTCTGCATGTTTAAGCGTATCGAGAGGAGGCCGACAGCCTGGACCTGTCAGCTGACCATCGGGAGCACGCTCGCCATCCGTATAGTGGCCTACAAGGCT gtgatggaggagaaactTAAAAAGTCGTGGATGACTGTTGATGCTCAAAGTAACAGCAAGGAGGATGTGAAGAGAGAGACGGTCTACTGTCTGGACGACGACAACGAGACAGAGGTGCCAAAGGAAGACATCATACAAG gcttCTGTTATGGAAGTGATATTGTTCCCTTCTCCAAAGTGGATCAGGATCAGATGAAGTACAAACATGACGGGAAGTGCTTTGCTGTTCTCGGATTTACCAAACAAGAACTG GTTCAGCACCATCTGTTCATCGGGAATCAGGCCATGAAGGTGTTTGCTGCCGAGGATGATGAG CATGCTGCTGTGGCTCTGTCCGCCCTCATCCGAGCCCTGCATGAGCTGGACAGAGTGGCCATTGTTCGGTACGCCTACAGTCGCGCTGCTAACCCTCAAATCGGAGCTGCGTTCCCGTGTGTGAAGCAGGGCTATGAG TGTCTGATCTACGTCCAGCTGCCCTTCATGGAGGACCTCCAACTCTTCACCTTCCCCTCTTTTGAGAGCAAGAAGTTTAAGCCCTCAG AAGACCAGTTTTCTGCTGTCGACACGCTGATCGACTCCATGatgctgatggaggaggatgaggatggaggaCAAGTAGACATTTTTAAGGTCCATAACATTCCAAACCCAGATTTCCAGAGACTCTTCCAG TGCCTGCATCACCGGGCAGTCAACCCAGGAACCGCCCTTCCTCCCATGGAGCCTTGGCTCAGAGCTGCCCTGGACCGGCCCGATGTCATACACCAGCGCTGTCAAGCTCctctggaggaggtgaagagaaaCTTCCCGCTGACagaagtggagaagaagaagaaactgaaGACCAGTGATCAGGTTTTCGGCAAAGA CTCTGAGCAGACGGATGTCACGAAGGGAAATGGGaaagaagaggatgaggagtttAATTTGGCTGACATCTCTGAAGGATCTGTCACTTCA GTGGGAAGTGTGATTCCAGACCGAGACTTCCGCTCGCTCATCAGTCAAAAGACTCTCCCCTTCAGCGAGA tctgtcaGCAGCTGACTCACAGGATCGAGCAGTTCCTAGGCAACAAGAACACAGAGTACTACATGAAGAGTATCACCTGTATCCAGGCTTTCAGAGAGCAATCAGTCAAG CTGGGGAATGCTGAACTCTACAACAGCTACCTGCAGTCTCTGAAAAGAAGCATCCCAAGCAGAGGGCTGGAAGTCTTCTGGGGTCTGCTAGTTCAAG ATGGCATCACTCTGATCAGCGAGAAGGAAGTGGCGAGCAGCAGCGTGTCCAAGCAGGAAGCGGATCAG TTTCTGCTGgatgaagagaagaaggaggaggcagCCGTGACGACAGAAGGAGATACAGGAGATGTGGACGACTTG CTGGACATGATGTGA
- the xrcc5 gene encoding X-ray repair cross-complementing protein 5 isoform X1: MAKTALVLCMDVGFSMSNSAPGEESPFESAKKVIQKFVQRQVFSETKDEMALVLFGTDSTKNPLAADGQYQNITVHRQLTIPDFELLEEIALQIQPENQQADWLDALVVCLDQLQKHTEGKKYERRNISILTDLNNETDSEQLDIIIENLKQMGVSLQFFLPFPVDKEAGGGGDANSGASDNPGGSGKGLTREQKSGLDMVKHVMLSLDEDGLDEVYTFQDAVEQLCMFKRIERRPTAWTCQLTIGSTLAIRIVAYKAVMEEKLKKSWMTVDAQSNSKEDVKRETVYCLDDDNETEVPKEDIIQGFCYGSDIVPFSKVDQDQMKYKHDGKCFAVLGFTKQELVQHHLFIGNQAMKVFAAEDDEHAAVALSALIRALHELDRVAIVRYAYSRAANPQIGAAFPCVKQGYECLIYVQLPFMEDLQLFTFPSFESKKFKPSEDQFSAVDTLIDSMMLMEEDEDGGQVDIFKVHNIPNPDFQRLFQCLHHRAVNPGTALPPMEPWLRAALDRPDVIHQRCQAPLEEVKRNFPLTEVEKKKKLKTSDQVFGKDSEQTDVTKGNGKEEDEEFNLADISEGSVTSVGSVIPDRDFRSLISQKTLPFSEICQQLTHRIEQFLGNKNTEYYMKSITCIQAFREQSVKLGNAELYNSYLQSLKRSIPSRGLEVFWGLLVQDGITLISEKEVASSSVSKQEADQFLLDEEKKEEAAVTTEGDTGDVDDLLDMM; encoded by the exons ATGGCGAAA ACAGCTTTGGTTCTTTGTATGGATGTGGGGTTTTCCATGTCGAACTCAGCCCCGGGTGAAGAGTCTCCTTTCGAATCAGCCAAGAAAGTCATCCAGAAGTTCGTCCAGCGACAG GTGTTTTCAGAGACCAAGGATGAGATGGCTTTGGTCTTATTTGGAACAGATTCAACTAAGAACCCTTTGGCTGCGGACGGTCAATACCAGAACATCACTGTGCACAGACAACTAACAATTCCAGATTTTGAACTTCTTGAGGAAATCGCTTTACAGATCCAGCCTGAAAATCAACAGGCTGATT GGCTGGATGCTCTTGTGGTCTGTCTGGATCAGCTTCAAAAGCACACAGA GGGGAAGAAGTACGAGCGTCGCAACATCTCCATTCTCACTGACCTCAACAATGAGACTGATTCGGAGCAGCTTGACATCATCATCGAAAACCTTAAACAGATGGGCGTCAGCCTGCAGTTCTT TCTGCCATTCCCTGTGGATAAGGAagcaggtggtggtggtgatgctAACAGCGGTGCATCAGATAACCCTGGTGGTTCTGGTAAAGGCCTCACCCGGGAGCAGAAGTCTGGCTTGGACATGGTCAAACACGTCATGCTGAGTTTGGATGAGGATGGCCTTGATGAAGTTTACACATTTCA AGATGCAGTGGAGCAGCTCTGCATGTTTAAGCGTATCGAGAGGAGGCCGACAGCCTGGACCTGTCAGCTGACCATCGGGAGCACGCTCGCCATCCGTATAGTGGCCTACAAGGCT gtgatggaggagaaactTAAAAAGTCGTGGATGACTGTTGATGCTCAAAGTAACAGCAAGGAGGATGTGAAGAGAGAGACGGTCTACTGTCTGGACGACGACAACGAGACAGAGGTGCCAAAGGAAGACATCATACAAG gcttCTGTTATGGAAGTGATATTGTTCCCTTCTCCAAAGTGGATCAGGATCAGATGAAGTACAAACATGACGGGAAGTGCTTTGCTGTTCTCGGATTTACCAAACAAGAACTG GTTCAGCACCATCTGTTCATCGGGAATCAGGCCATGAAGGTGTTTGCTGCCGAGGATGATGAG CATGCTGCTGTGGCTCTGTCCGCCCTCATCCGAGCCCTGCATGAGCTGGACAGAGTGGCCATTGTTCGGTACGCCTACAGTCGCGCTGCTAACCCTCAAATCGGAGCTGCGTTCCCGTGTGTGAAGCAGGGCTATGAG TGTCTGATCTACGTCCAGCTGCCCTTCATGGAGGACCTCCAACTCTTCACCTTCCCCTCTTTTGAGAGCAAGAAGTTTAAGCCCTCAG AAGACCAGTTTTCTGCTGTCGACACGCTGATCGACTCCATGatgctgatggaggaggatgaggatggaggaCAAGTAGACATTTTTAAGGTCCATAACATTCCAAACCCAGATTTCCAGAGACTCTTCCAG TGCCTGCATCACCGGGCAGTCAACCCAGGAACCGCCCTTCCTCCCATGGAGCCTTGGCTCAGAGCTGCCCTGGACCGGCCCGATGTCATACACCAGCGCTGTCAAGCTCctctggaggaggtgaagagaaaCTTCCCGCTGACagaagtggagaagaagaagaaactgaaGACCAGTGATCAGGTTTTCGGCAAAGA CTCTGAGCAGACGGATGTCACGAAGGGAAATGGGaaagaagaggatgaggagtttAATTTGGCTGACATCTCTGAAGGATCTGTCACTTCA GTGGGAAGTGTGATTCCAGACCGAGACTTCCGCTCGCTCATCAGTCAAAAGACTCTCCCCTTCAGCGAGA tctgtcaGCAGCTGACTCACAGGATCGAGCAGTTCCTAGGCAACAAGAACACAGAGTACTACATGAAGAGTATCACCTGTATCCAGGCTTTCAGAGAGCAATCAGTCAAG CTGGGGAATGCTGAACTCTACAACAGCTACCTGCAGTCTCTGAAAAGAAGCATCCCAAGCAGAGGGCTGGAAGTCTTCTGGGGTCTGCTAGTTCAAG ATGGCATCACTCTGATCAGCGAGAAGGAAGTGGCGAGCAGCAGCGTGTCCAAGCAGGAAGCGGATCAG TTTCTGCTGgatgaagagaagaaggaggaggcagCCGTGACGACAGAAGGAGATACAGGAGATGTGGACGACTTG CTGGACATGATGTGA
- the tmem169b gene encoding transmembrane protein 169, protein MAHVEEPHTEGEGSPQMISLRSEASGNHVSDAEAGPPIRRKRRKKKDPRPESIIVYRSDMERELGEDQAGEEGAERSAEEGSKFLCTPTNDDEGWSLPPDSRYVTLTGTITRGKKKGQVVDIHVTLTEKELRELAKSKERLDAEFEAGEGSRRSCSLGVCQGPHVVLWSLGCVPIVFLLSFITSFYYGTLTWYNVFLVYNEERTFWHKITICPFLIIFYPMLIMPVALSLALYSAVVQVSWAFSEWWQVVRDLEKGFCGWACGKLGLEDCSPYSIVELLDSDTVSGTLQSKAPSELAQTSSV, encoded by the exons ATGGCTCATGTTGAGGAGCCTCACACTGAAGGAGAGGGGAGTCCCCAGATGATCTCCCTCAGATCGGAAGCATCTGGAAACCATGTCAGTGACGCAGAAGCTGGACCTCCTATtaggaggaaaaggaggaagaagaaagacCCGCGGCCAGAGTCCATCATTGTTTACCGCTCTGACATGGAGCGAGAGCTGGGAGAGGATCaagctggtgaagaaggagctgagcggAGTGCAGAGGAGGGCTCCAAATTCCTCTGCACTCCCACCAACGATG ATGAAGGCTGGAGCCTTCCTCCCGACAGTCGCTACGTCACTCTGACCGGCACCATCACACGTGGGAAGAAGAAGGGTCAGGTGGTGGACATCCACGTGACGTTGACAGAGAAGGAACTGAGGGAACTGGCCAAGTCCAAGGAGCGCCTGGACGCCGAGTTTGAAGCAGGTGAAGGCTCCAGGCGCTCCTGCAGCTTAGGCGTGTGTCAGGGACCCCATGTAGTCCTGTGGAGTCTTGGCTGCGTCCCCATAgttttcctcctctcctttatTACCTCCTTCTACTACGGCACTCTCACTTGGTACAACGTGTTTTTGGTTTACAATGAGGAGCGGACGTTCTGGCACAAGATCACCATCTGCCccttcctcatcatcttctACCCCATGCTCATCATGCCGGTGGCCCTGTCCCTGGCCCTGTATTCGGCTGTGGTGCAGGTGTCCTGGGCCTTCAGCGAGTGGTGGCAAGTGGTCCGAGACCTGGAGAAAGGGTTCTGTGGGTGGGCCTGTGGGAAACTGGGTCTGGAGGACTGTTCTCCGTACAGTATCGTGGAGCTCCTGGACTCTGATACGGTGTCTGGCACTTTGCAGAGCAAGGCACCCAGTGAACTGGCCCAGACGTCGTCAGTGTAA
- the LOC128766354 gene encoding SPbeta prophage-derived uncharacterized transglycosylase YomI-like, producing MEEQFSIGTVQSLLLKLALENQELSLKKSDVNQQIKICKAAIAKRQLSIEATQSNIQRLDSEVQSRQNTVKHSRDTLEGLKETNKHLRHYEHTLKAELENTKTNFDRDKALYEERINNYRETFQKQKNYFCQSPLAQKLIQLQGEMEDIETRIKSHDEKIDARQQELDRLTAASASTEKPVDSDQHLKHEGTQLDTSTSEEAPLHLSQQQEEEPNEEDVPEEKELQEEAGAPDIGNDGFVCADEWKDQSDEIHAEEHVQETEPFIQEKMEVIPQEEEETEKETGREVSAEMDTTEDHAALPQKQLEENPFDSQPAAVAPAFMFDFGSRDSPCASDAKSPASFFSAHSEPSGSVCTDFGFNVDSPPEDCFAFANSFFVEKKSSDSKPGGSDFLFNQSMQNEDFQFPFDANSPDTGEMDSSKDEFPFNF from the exons ATGGAGGAGCAGTTCTCTATCGGTACCGTGCAGAGTCTTCTGTTGAAGCTCG CGCTGGAAAATCAAGAGCTCTCCTTGAAGAAGAGTGACGTCAACCAACAAATTAAAA TTTGCAAAGCAGCAATAGCAAAGCGACAGCTTTCCATTGAAGCCACACAGAGCAACATCCAGAGGCTCGACAGTGAAGTGCAGAGCCGGCAGAACACAGTCAAGCACAGCAGAGACACTTTAGAAGG TTTAAAGGAGACCAACAAACACCTCCGGCACTATGAGCACACCCTCAAAGCAGaactggaaaacacaaaaacaaacttcgACAGAGACAA GGCGCTCTATGAAGAAAGGATCAACAACTACAGGGAGACgtttcaaaagcaaaaaaactatttttgccAAAGTCCTCTGGCCCAAAAGCTCATCCAGCTGCAGGGGGAGATGGAAGACATAGAGACCCGAATCAAGTCTCATGACGAGAAGATAGACGCcaggcagcaggagctggatcGCCTCACTG CTGCTTCGGCTTCAACTGAGAAACCAGTTGACAG tgatcagcACCTGAAGCATGAAGGGACTCAACTGGACACTTCCACTTCAGAGGAGGCACCTCTTCACCTCAGCCAGCAACAA GAAGAGGAGCCAAATGAGGAAGACGTTCCTGAGGAAAAGGAGCTCCAGGAGGAGGCTGGTGCTCCAGACATCGGCAATGATGGGTTTGTGTGTGCAGACGAGTGGAAAG ATCAATCTGATGAGATCCATGCCGAGGAACACGTGCAGGAAACTGAACCTTTCATCCAG gagaagatggaggtgaTCCctcaagaagaagaggagacgGAGAAAGAGACAGGGCGAGAGGTTTCAGCTGAAATGGACACAACAGAGGACCACGCTGCTCTTCCTCAAAAGCAACTTGAAGAAAATCCTTTTGACTCTCAGCCAGCAGCTGTGGCTCCAGCCTTCATGTTCGA CTTCGGGTCCAGGGATTCTCCGTGTGCCTCTGACGCCAAATCTCCAGCTTCCTTCTTCTCCGCACACTCTGAGCCTAGTGGGTCTGTGTGCACAGATTTTGGATTCAATGTTGACTCCCCGCCTGAG GACTGCTTTGCTTTTGCTAACTCTTTCTTCGTCGAAAAG AAATCCTCTGACTCAAAACCTGGTG GAAGTGACTTCCTGTTCAACCAATCGATGCAAAATGAGGACTTCCAGTTTCCCTTTGACGCCAACAGCCCCGACACGGGTGAGATGGATTCCAGCAAGGATGAGTTTCCATTCAACTTTTAG